The Dehalobacter sp. DCM sequence CGGACGGCCGGTGACGACGGATTCAATATCTTTTGCTTTGATAATGCGTTCTTTATAATTCGGATGGACCGTACATTCTTTAGCCACCAGGAAGCGTGTACCAATTTGAACCCCACTGGCTCCCATCACAAATGCCGCGGCTATTCCTCTGCCATCACCGATCCCCCCGGCAGCGATCACCGGAATACTGACAGCATCAATTACCTGTGGCAGCAACGCCATCGTCGTCAGCTCACCCACATGGCCGCCTGATTCGCCGCCCTCCGCAATCACCGCATCAGCACCCTCCTTTTCCATCCGCCGCGCCAAGGCTACGGAAGGAACCACCGGGATAACCGTGATACCATGTTCTTTCCACATTTTGATATATTTGCCCGGACTGCCAGCCCCTGTGGTAATGACCTTTATCCCTTCTTCGCAAACCAAACGGGCAACTTCCTGGGCATTTTCGCTTAACAGCATGATATTGACCCCGAATGGTCTATCCGTCAATGCTTTTGCCTTTCGTATTTCATTTTTCACATAGTCTACAGGTGCATTGGCCGCAGCGATGATACCGATTCCGCCGGCATTGGATACGGCAGCAGCAAGGGAGCTGTCTGAGATCCATGCCATGCCGCCCTGGATCAACGGGTATTTAACACCGAGTTGATGAAAAAATTTAAAATTATTCATTGTTTCTCCTTCGACTTTCGATATACCCGACCAAATCGGATACATGCGTTATTTCATCCAGATCTTCCGTCGGAATTTCCAACTGAAAGGTATCTTCCAGCTCCATGACGATTTCAAAAATTTGTAATGAATCCACTCCGAGATCTTGCTTTATTTTCGAGTCCATCGTAATAGTATGGGCTTCACGGCTGGTCTGGGCAGCGATGATACCGCGGATCATATCGAAGATCATCGTTATTCTCCCATCGTCCATTTTATCAGCATAGCGCCATAGGTCAGTCCCCCGCCGAACCCAACAAGGATAATCAAATCACCTTTTTTAAACCTGTTGGCTTTCGCCATTTCATCCAAGGCGATCGGGATGCTTGCTCCGGATGTATTCCCAAAGCGGGGTAGGTTGACATAGAACTTGGACGCATCAAGGTTCAGCTTTTTAGCGGCTGCATCAATGATTCGCAAGTTTGCCTGGTGGGGGATAATATGATCAATATCACTAAGTGAAATTCCTGTTCCCTCCAGCGTTTTTAAAATACATTCGGGCATGACCGTAACAGCGAATTTATATACTTCTCTGCCGTTCATATAAACATACTCAGATCTTGATTCTTTGGTGCTGTCATCACGAATAAAATAATTTCTTGGCGGTAATGCCGGGCACGTCAAGCAATCCCCCTTGTTTCCGTCAGAGCCGATAATTTCCGAAATGATTCCTTGTTGTTCACCTCTTTGGAGTACCGCTGCACCGGCACCATCCGCAAATAAAACGCAGGTCGTGCGATCGGTCCAGTCCGTGATCTTCGATAGCTCTTCCGCCCCAATAACCAGAGCGGTTTTATACATTCCCGTACGAATAAATTGGGATGCTACCGTGAGCCCGTATATAAAACCTGTGCACGCTGCGTTTAAATCAAAACAGGCGGCGTTGTCAGCCCCGATATGCTTTTGCACTTGACAGGCCGTCGACGGCAAATAATCATCGGGCGTTAATGTGGCAACGATAATCAAATCCAAATCCTCGGCTGAAATGCGTGCCGATTCCAAGGCGCTGCGCGCAGCACCTACAGCAAGTTCCGTTGTCGTTTCTCCGGTCGATATCCGGCGTTCCTTGATCCCTGTTCGCGAAGTGATCCATTCGTCGCTGGTATCAACAATCTTAGCTAAATCGTCATTAGTAACTACTTTTTCCGGTATACAACTCCCCGTACCGATAAGTTCGACATTAAACATCTTTGGCTATTCCTCTCGCAATTATTTCTGACTAATAATTATTATCGTGTCTCAATGGCTGATGGTCAAATTTAACCATTTCAGTGATCGTAGGAATACTTCGTATTGAAGTAATCAGTGAGCTTCTGCAGGGATTTAATCAGAACGTCGTTCTGGTCATTCAGATCCGTAACCGTATGTTTTACCATATCCAAGTGAAATTGTTCATGGATCCGGTAGGCCAACTTTCCTTTTCGGGTCAGGCTGATATTGACAATCCGCCGGTCCCTATCATCTCTTTGTCTGGTAACATAGCCCTTTCGTACCAGATTCTTGATAAACAAAGTGAGCGCACCCATTGTAATGCCCAAATCCGCTGCAACCTGTGACATGGTTTTTTGCTGATACATCCCAATAGCCTCTATGGCATGGATTTCTGAGATGGAAAGATTATTAAACGGTCCCTTTTTGATTTCATGTTGTTCTACATCCAGTATCTGCTTAAAGGTTTTCAGCAGTAATTCGTTAAGAACATCGCTTATACTCTTTTCCATGACATCACTTCCTTCCAGACATAATCAAATATTACCTATTTTTAATTTGGTTGTCAAACAGTTTAGTAGTCAAACAAAATACGATTTCTCTCTTATTTCAACAAAATACATAAATTCCTCCGTGAATAATCGCCGCTCCTTGCCGTCCATGGCACCGCGGCATAAATTCCTCCGTGAATAAATATTTCTTGGTGAAATTGTCCACTACGTCAGACAGACAGGCTGACGCGAATAGAATAAGAAGAAAACACTGTACGGGAGTGATTTTAATGACATGTCCGAAAGGTACAATACCTTACCATATCAAACAAGGCGATACATTCTATACCTTAGCCCGAAGATTTAACACCACGGTACAGGCGATCGCATCCGTCAATATCGGGGTTGATGCCAATAACCTAATCCCCGGCAGCACCATTTGTATTCCTATCCGGAGAAGCGTTGTCCCTTGTCCGCCCGAAAACCGATATGTTATCAAAGCCGGTGACACCTTTTCTAAACTCGCAGCCCGTTATCGGATTTCTGCCGCGTCAATCCTATCCCTCAATTCCGGCGTAGACCCCACCAACCTGCAAGTTGGTCAAATCATTTGTCTTCCGATTCGACGCCGCAGGAAATCATAATAATCCTATACAATCAAGGATATCAGAAGTGACAAAACAAATAAGTTCCAGAATGATTCCAGCGCAGCCAGAATCTGTGTTCCCGGCTTTTCAGGTGTGACATTAAATGTTTCACCAACAGAAATACTGCCAATACTCAATGATAGAAAGGACATGAACTGAGTTACAGGGGTTTTCCCGATCGTTCCGGAAAAAGTATCGGGGTAGAGTGAATAGATCATATTATACGTCAGAGCAAATAAAAGAATCACCGATACCAGCGGCAAAATAATATCCTTCAACTTCGCATCTTTGCTTTCATCTAACTCTAACAACTGGAAAATATAGGCACCTGCTCCCAGTGAGGCCAAGATGGTATAGATATCCGTAAAAAAAATGAATTTCCGGTACCCAAAAGATAGGCTGCGGCCATAAAATCCAAAGCTGGTAACCCATGCAGCTGCCGTTCCCAGGATCGCCGGCGTCAGCAGGATGATATTCGCTGTAGCTTCATTTCTTTGGTTCATCGTGGATATTGTGCCGTAATGTTGTGGTGTGTACGGCTGGTTATAGTACAAATTATGATGATAAGGATACCGCATATTACACATGGTCATACTCCCGTAAATATATTGGATGTATTAATATATGCGGAGAAATTTACCATTGATTTCCACCACAGTTAGTTACACATAGAAATTTATATTTAATCCATAATAACTAATGAATCTTAAGTTATTCAGCAATAGGAGGTGGAAATCCATGCCAACCATTAAATGCACGGTTACCGAATGTCAATACAATCACGATGTTATGTGCGACGCCCCTATGATTCAGATCAATCACAACAGCGGCGTTAAAGTATCTCAGGGCTCGGAAGAAACGCAGTGTGATACCTTCAAACCATGAAATCAAATTCACTGAAGGCATAAAATTAATCCCTGAATAAAAACGCGATCCGTGAAAGAGGTCAATAAAACCCTCAGTGGATCGCGTATTTCGTCATAATGGGAGAATTTTAATTGTAAATATCGGTAATCTCATTAATAACCGGTACGATTCTCAGAAAGTGGTCTACAAGATAGGGGTCGAAGTGAGTTCCTCTTCCTCTCTCTATTTCAGCTACAGCATCTTCCTTATGCCACGCTTTTTTATAGGGCCGCTCTGAGATAAGGGCATCAAAAACATCACAAATCGCTGTTATTCGGCCTACCAAAGGAATTTCCTGCCCTTTTAGGCCAAATGGGTAACCGCTGCCATCCCACTTCTCATGATGATAAAGCGATATTTGTTCTGCAAGTCTGAGCATCTCCGCTGTGCTGCCCGTCAGGATCTGTGCCCCTTTAACGGTGTGGGTTTTCATCTTTTCCCATTCGTCCGGACTAAGCTTTGAGGGCGTAAGTAATATTTCATCCGGTATACCTATTTTCCCAATATCATGCAGCGTGCTGGCATGATAGATTAATTCGCAGTCGTTTTCCGGTAGTCCGTATGCTTTTCCTAACTCATATGTATATTTGCTCATCCGCGTAATGTGATTACCTGTTTGACAATCCCGAAACTCCGCAGCCCGTGCCAAACGGTTGATCAGTTCCACCTGTAACCCTTGAAGTTCTTTGGTTCGCTCTTCTACCTTATCCAGCAGCCTGCGGTTGTTTTCTCGAATATCGTTATGCATTATCCTGATTTCCAATACATTTTTTATACGGATCAGGACTTCTGCATAATCAAAGGGCTTTCCTATAAAGTCTCTCGCACCTGCCATAAAAGCCCTTAGTCTGTATTCTGATTCATCATAAGCCGTCATTGCAATGATGGGAATGATATCTTCTTCCTTGATATTCTTCAATTGCTCCATAACTTCAAATCCGTCGAGATAAGGCATTTTTAAATCCAGCAAAATCAAGTCTGGATGGTATTGCAGATATAAATCCAGGGTTGTTCTGGAATCCGTTGTCGAGATGATCTGTGTATAGCCAGACATTTTGAGTAACTTTTCTAGCAAAAGGATATTGACAGAATTATCATCAACGATGAGTATTCTTGATTTTGAAATAAAACTGTCCATATTAATCGTTTTCAACCTCCAAAATGTCGATATCTCGGAGCAAAATTCACGAAGTGTTTGTCACCTTTAATAATATACAACAACATGGCGGATAATTCTACATAATATGTAATATTACGATAAATATTTCGACGTTTATGGCTCATTGACTGTATTCTCTTTTCAATTTGGAATTTTCTTCATTATACATCATTTTGCCATTAATTTACACCCATAAAATACCTTAATTTTGAAAATTTTTTCATTTTTATCGAAATATGTTTATATTGTTTGCAGCAGGTAAATCAAACATAGGACATTCAGAACAATGATCAGGGGGATTCCTATGACAAATTTTCTATGCTGCGTTTTATGTCGAAGTACATGCATCGCCGCATAAATGCCTGAGGCTCCCATAATCAAACCGATCAAGAAGATACGAACCTCCGGTACACGCCACCCGCCTTGTTTTGCTTTAAGCTTATCATAAGCCATCATAAAAAATCCGATGAGATTGACAACTGAGAAATAAATCCAAATAATGTTTCCGGCGTCCATTTTCTAAACCTCTCTTATGATTACTTCAATAACAATTATGATTAGTAAAACCCCCAGGTGTCAATCTTGGGGCATCCTTGTCTTTCCAAAAAATAGTACAGCACAATTATTTCCAGATTTGAAAGATAATTTTGACTTTTCTTTGACAATTTGCATATTTTTGGTTATACTAATAATTGCTCGTTCATATTTAGAGGAATAAGAAGACCTTCTCGATTGCCGCTGGCTCTGGGAAGTCGTCGAATCAACTTCCAAAAAAGCGGGTAATAAATCTAGGAGGTCATTTATGTATAATGACAAGACTCTAAGTTGTAAAGACTGTGGCCGTGAATTCGTTTTCTCTGCTTCAGAACAGGAATTCTACGCAGAAAAAGGATTCACCAATGAACCAGGTCGTTGCCCCGAGTGCCGTTCTGCCAGAAAAGCTCAGAACAGAAATGGTGGCTATTCACGCCCCCAGCGTGAAATGTTCCCTGCTGTATGCTCATCTTGCGGCAAAGAAACCACAGTACCTTTCCAACCGACCGGTGACAAACCTGTTTATTGCCGTGACTGTTACCAACCCCGTTCCAGAAACAACTGGTAATCTTAGGATTTAACAAACCCTCTTGGATGCAATTCATCCAAGAGGGTTTTTTATGTTTGATCAGAATATTTTTGGGAAATTGTGTCACATTAAGAAAAATTAAAAGAAACAGCATAACCTCATCACTAATAATGGATAATGCACCCTGAAGCCCCAGACTGGCCGTTGACTACTAGATATAGTGCTGATATTATTAATAGGTACTATTTGTAGTAACCATACATAAGCATGGCCACGGAACCCTTTAAGAGCAAATAGCCAGACATTATATAAGAAACTGGAGGTACAGATATTGGAAGAGATCAGGGAAAATTGGAACGACTGGGAAAAAACAAACCTTATGCCTAACGCCAGAGTCGTCCTGGAAAAGAGATATTTAAAGAAGGAAGACGACGGAACATACGAAACGCCGGAAGCCATGTTTTATCGGGTTGCTTCGGTTGTGGCCGGTGCAGAAAAAAACTATGGCATCAATGAAAAGGCGATCAAAGATCTGACTCGGGAGTTCTATACGGCTATGGCTAATTTGGAATTCATGCCGAATTCTCCTACCTTGATGAATGCCGGGCGTGATTTAGGTCAGCTCAGCGCGTGTTTTGTTCTTCCTGTTGAAGACAGCATGGAGGATATTTTTGATGCCCTGAAAAATGCTGCCATTATTCACAAATCCGGCGGCGGTACCGGTTTTAATTTTTCCAGGCTTCGCCAAAAAAACAGCATGGTTCGTTCAACTGGCGGTGTGGCCTCAGGCCCTGTTTCTTTTATGAAAGTCTTTAATGCCGCAACTGAAGCTGTAAAACAGGGCGGAACACGGCGCGGCGCTAATATGGGGATCCTTCGGGTCGATCATCCGGATATCCTGGAATTTATCCGCTGTAAAGAGGACAATAAAGATATTAATAATTTCAATATTTCCGTCGCTGTTACCGAGACCTTTATGCGGGCGGTAGAAGCGAATTCGCATTATGACCTGATCGATCCGCATTCCGGGAAAGAAGTTGGTCAGCTCCCGGCAAAAGACGTATTTGCGAAGATTGTCGATCACGCCTGGCGAAACGGAGAACCAGGCATCATCTTCGTTGACCGGATGAACCGAGATAATCCCACCCCAAAAGTGGGTGAAATTGAAGCAACCAACCCCTGCGGTGAACAGCCTTTGCTTCCCAATGAAGCCTGTAATCTGGGTTCGATCAATCTAAAGCTGATGATAACCGAAAAGGATGGTCAGCCGGCTATCGACTGGGAACGTCTTGGCTATATTACCCGACTGGCCACCCGATTCCTGGACGACGTGATCGATGTGAATCAGTATCCGCTGCCAGTCATAGAAAAAATGGTAAAAGGCAACCGCAAGATCGGACTTGGCGTTATGGGTTTCGCCGATTTGTTAATTTTGCTGAAAATCCCTTATACCTCGGATGAGGGTGCCGCCTATGCCGAGAAGATCATGGAGTTTATTCGCACAGAATCGCGCATCGAATCACAACGATTGGCAAAGGAACGCAGCGTTTTCCCCAATTTTAAAGGTTCGATGTATGATGGCAAAATCAAACTGCGTAATGCCACGTTGACGACAATTGCCCCGACCGGAACCATCTCCATGATTTGCAGTGCCTCCAGCGGCGTTGAACCTCTGTTTGCTGTCGCTTATACCAAGACAGTAATGGATGGCACAGCACTGATCGAGGTCAATCCGCTTTTTGAAGAATACGCTCGTAAATATGGGTTTTACTCCCACGAACTCATGGCTAAAACTGCTGAACGTGGAACTGTATCCGGCTTGACGGAAGTTCCCCAGTGGGTACAGGATATCTTTGTCACCGCTCAGGAAATTAAACCGGAATGGCATATTAAGATCCAGGCTGCGTTTCAGCAGTATACCGATAATGCCGTATCCAAGACAATCAATTTCGCCAATTCCGCGACGCGAGATGATGTTGCCGAAGCCTTTCGTTTAGCTTTTGAATTGGGGTGTAAAGGTATTACGGTCTATAGGGACGGCAGCCGGGAACAGCAGGTTCTCTCTGCCGGTACAAAGGACTGCGAAAAATCAAAAGAAACCACTACCCCTCCACTTTCTTCTTGTCAGGAAGCGGAGGAAATCTCCAAAAAGAAACCGCAAGAGACAATTGTGCCTCGTCCTCGTCCGCCGGTAACCGTTGGCGTCACGGAAAAAATAAAAATCGGCTGCGGCAATCTTTACGTTAGTGTCAACGCCGACGAAAAAAGTATTTGTGAAGTGTTCACCAATACCGGAAGAGCAGGCGGCTGCTCTTCCCAGTCAGAAGCTACTTCCCGTTTGATTTCGATTGCTATGCGTTCCGGTATTTCCGTGGATGCGATTATCGAACAGATTCGGGGGATCCGCTGTCCGGCATGTATCCGCAAAGAAGGTGTGAACGTCACCTCGTGTCCGGATGCCATTGCCCGTGTTATCCGCAAGTATAAGGATATTGGTGCCAACGGCAATACCGCCATTATTCGCCGTAATCAGGCCGAAGAGCATGTATCTCCCGGTTTGGAAAAAACGGAAAAAGCGGTTATAAAAAAAGCTCAGGTCGCTGTGGCTATCGATAATGCCTGCCCGGACTGCGGAATGCCAGTGAACCACGAAAGCGGCTGTGTTGTCTGTATCCACTGCGGCTACTCCAAATGCGGTTAAACCACACAGACTTTTTATCTAAGATCACTATGGGAGTCTTGTGTCGCTCTTTCTTAATAACGAGGAAATGACATTTCTCCCGGGTAAGATTAAATCTACAACTCTTCTATTCGCGGCGATATCGTTCGGCTAAATACAGCTGGCCGATATCGCTTTCTTATATTTTAGACAAGCCCGTTGAACCTTATTCCAGAAAAAATTATTCAATGCTATAATACAATTAACGAAAATACTGTTGTTTAGGAGCTAATATGGAAGAATTATTAATTAAAGCCGTAGAAGAACTAAACGAGGATTTGGTTATCCAACACGTCAACACACTCCTGGCACAGGGCGTGGATGTATATAACATATATGATTACCTGAGCAAGGGACTTCAGCGTGTTGGCGAAAAATACAAAATAGGTGACTACTATATTGCTGACCTTATCGTATCCGGGGAGTTAATTAAAAAGGTTATGAAGCTCAAAGGGATGTCATTTCCTAAAAAGGCCAATGGTTCCGCGCTGGGAACGGTTGTTGTCGGAACCATTTATGAGGACATTCATGATGTAGGGAAAGATGTTTTTATTAGCGTGCTTAAATCGGCAGGCTTTAAGACGGTCGATCTGGGTGTAGACGTCTCCAGTGAAAAATTCATAGAAGCAATAAAAAAGAAAAAACCGGATATCGTTGGCATAAGCGGTGTCCTTACAATGACCGGCGGCAACATAAAGAAAGTCATCAACAATATTGCTGCTGCCGGCTTACGGGAGGATTTATTTATTATTGTGGGCGGTGCCTCCATCAATGATAAGCTCTTTAAACAATTGGGGGCGGACGCTTATTCCCTGGATGCTGTTGAAGGAGCTAAGCTTTGCGTGGAATGGATGAAATCGAAGGGGCAGGCATGATTCAATGGGGAATATTTTATATATCGATATTGTTAATGACATAAAAAATAAAATACGCAACGGGGACTTGAAACCCGGCGATATCATGCAGCCGGAATATGAACTATCTGCTCAGTATGGGGTGAGTAGGACAACGCTGCGAAAAAGTCTTGCTCTGTTATTAAATGAAGGCTTTATTTATAGTATTCCCGGCAAAGGCAATTTTGTGTGCAAACCTTCAGGCAAAACATACCAGCTTGTTTTTGACGAGATTGAGAACCTCAACGTCCAAATAGACAGTATTCAACTCATTGATGTTAAACTTATCCCCGTGTCGAAAAAACTCATAGAAAAACTGCAGATTGTATCGGATGAAAAAGTTATTCGGGTGCGAAAAGTTTATCGTTCCAAAGAGAAAAGAGTTGAATATACGCTCATCTATATGCCCTATAAAAAAGGAAACCCTATCGTCGAAGATATCATTAATTTTGCAAATTTTCATAACGTTATGGAGAAACAACAACTTCATTTTCAAATAGCGAAAAAGCTGAATATCCATGTCGTCAGAGCCAATAACCAATTAACCAAACATCTTGATACCCATTCCGGGGATCCGGTTTTTCTCATCACACAGGAGATCGTATCCTCCGAAGACAATTCCTTGCTGAGCTATAGTGAATACTATATTCTCAGCGATGCTCTGAAGCTCCAAGCCGAGGCTGTACTATAAACGGGAGAATGGCATATGAGTTTTTTTGAACAAGATTTTGATAAAAAATCCGTTTCAGGAATCCCGACATTCTTGCTTGCTAATCATTTCTGGATAAAAGCCTATTATGAAAATCAAATGGGTAAATTTGCATTGCCTGGGAACGATGTCAATTCTCGGATAGAAGCTGCTTATCAGTCAGCTTATGATGATTTTCAATGCACCTTTGGTATGGGTATACATTCTGGGGATAACCCGCTTTATACGAAGCTTGGTAATAAGGCTTGGTGCGAGATCAAGAAAAACGTTTATGTCAGAAAAAGCATCACCATCATGGAACGCACAGAGTACCCGGCCTTAATCCGTGAACCTTTACAATATTTATACTCAACATGCCTCCAACGGTTATATACGCGTAAGCTCAATACACAGGTTTTTATTGAAAGTCTTGAATTTATAGATAAGTTATTGTCTGATGAAAACAAGATCTTTACGAACCTTACTTTGAGCGGCAGAATGCACTTTAATATGCTGATTATCGAAAGCCCCTTAGATTTTCTTGCTGATTTTCTTCGAGGGACTAAGGAACTGCTCCTGGATCTCCATAGTGTTCCTGAGCTTGTAAAAGAGGCTTGCCTCGTATTGAATAACCTTATACTGGATCAGGCGGAAATGCATCGAAAAACGTATAATACAAACCATTTGCTGCTGCCGCTTCATCTTCCAGGCTTACTTAACAGGCGGGATTTTGAAGAATTCTATTATCCTACATACAACGCCCTGGTGGAGACGCTGATACGCAAAGGATATAATATCATGATCCTGTTCGAAGGCAACGTTGACCGCTTCATAGACATTATCGCGACAACAGATTCCAGCCAGGTCATTGCGCATTTTGAGTCGACAAGCATTGAGGAGTATCAAGCTTATTTTCGGGGAAAGAGTACCTATATTAGCGGTTTCTATCCTACGTATTTGTTAAAAGACGGAACTGAGAGAGAATGTCTGGACGCAGCACAAAAACTCAAAGATATAACCGCAGGTAATGACCGCTTTATATTTTCCACGAACAAGGTTTTATTTACGCACGAAGATGCCAGCTATCAAAATCTAAAAAATGTGTATGATTTCTTTCGATTGTAGCTTTGCACTTTAAATTGTCAAAAAATTATCAATAGTACCAAAAATGATGGTTTAACCCCCTTGACAAATGGCTTCGGATTAATTAGGATTTAAGTGTACATGTACACACATGTACACTTACTTTATTAACCAAATATATGTTTGATCTGATTTAATCCAACACGGAACACTCACTGCTGTTAACATCCACTGCTGCACGTATATCGCATCATTGCCGGTATTAATGTATTGGAGAAAAATCATTACACTTAATGATTTAATTAATAAAAGGGGGACAAAAAGATGGCAAAAGTAGATGAAGTCAAAGCTGCAGTCGAGGCGGGGAAAACAAAATTGGTGCCCATTCTCGCTCAGGAAGCACTTGGTGCCGGATGTTCTGCAAAAGACATTCTGCAGGCAATGGTAGACTCCATGAGTGTCGTTGGCGACAAATTCTCGACAGGAGAAATCTTTGTACCTGAAATGTTGATGGCTGCCAAAGCAATGGCTAAAGGTGTCGATGTGTTAAAACCACTTTTAGCTGGTGACGGTGCCAATTCTTTAGGTACATGCGTCATCGGTACTGTAGCAGGAGATTTACATGATATTGGGAAAAACCTTGTTTCTATGATGATTGAAAGCGCGGGTTTTACTATGGTCGATCTCGGCGTTGATGTACCGGCAGCCAAATGGATTGAAGCTATCAAGGAAAATAAGAACGTGACTTTAGTCGCTTGTTCCGGTCTGCTGACCACCACGATGCCTGCTTTGAAAGAAGCAGTCCAGACGATCAAAGGGAGTGGTCTCACCGGCTTCAAAGTCATCGTCGGCGGCGCACCCGTGACACAAGAATATGCTGATGAAATTGGGGCCGACGGCTTTGCACCCGATGCAGGCAGCGCGGCTGTCAAAGCAAAAGAATTAGTAACTGCTTAAACCCATAATTATTGAGATCATAATAAATAAGATTAGATATTAATTAGATCAGATTTATAAAGGGAGGTTTAAGATATGTTAACAAAGAGACAAAACCTGATGGAAGTAATCAAAGGCGGCAATCCTGACCGCTTCGTCAATCAATATGAATTCATGGAATTGATGATGGACGCGCCGATGGATCTTCCTCTAGCCCCTGGCCCTGGTACGACCATTAAGAATAAATGGGGTATTACCTTTTCCTGGCCGGCAGACCAAATCGGTTCTTTTCCTGTGCATGACGATGAACATAAGGTAGTAAAGGATATTACGAAATGGAAAGACGTCGTTAAAGCACCTTCTGTTTTCTATACCGAAGAAGAGTGGGCGCCTGCTGTCGCCCATGCGAATTCCGTTGACCGGACGGACAAATTTGTTACTGCTGTCTGCGCTCCGGGTATCTTTGAGATGACACATCACCTGATGGGTATGGAAGATGCATTAATGGCTTTATACGAAGAACCTGAAGCAATGAAAGAACTTATTGATTATGTGGTCGAGTATGAGCTGGCTTATGCCAAAGAATATATTAAGCACATCCATCCCGATGCCCTTTTCCATCACGATGACTGGGGCAGCCAGATTCAAACACTGATTTCTCCCGAAATGTTTAGAGAGTTCTTCCTTCCGGCATATAAAAAAGTATATGGTTACTGGAAACAAAACGGGGTTGAATTGATTGTTC is a genomic window containing:
- a CDS encoding beta-ketoacyl-ACP synthase III gives rise to the protein MFNVELIGTGSCIPEKVVTNDDLAKIVDTSDEWITSRTGIKERRISTGETTTELAVGAARSALESARISAEDLDLIIVATLTPDDYLPSTACQVQKHIGADNAACFDLNAACTGFIYGLTVASQFIRTGMYKTALVIGAEELSKITDWTDRTTCVLFADGAGAAVLQRGEQQGIISEIIGSDGNKGDCLTCPALPPRNYFIRDDSTKESRSEYVYMNGREVYKFAVTVMPECILKTLEGTGISLSDIDHIIPHQANLRIIDAAAKKLNLDASKFYVNLPRFGNTSGASIPIALDEMAKANRFKKGDLIILVGFGGGLTYGAMLIKWTMGE
- the fabK gene encoding enoyl-[acyl-carrier-protein] reductase FabK — translated: MNNFKFFHQLGVKYPLIQGGMAWISDSSLAAAVSNAGGIGIIAAANAPVDYVKNEIRKAKALTDRPFGVNIMLLSENAQEVARLVCEEGIKVITTGAGSPGKYIKMWKEHGITVIPVVPSVALARRMEKEGADAVIAEGGESGGHVGELTTMALLPQVIDAVSIPVIAAGGIGDGRGIAAAFVMGASGVQIGTRFLVAKECTVHPNYKERIIKAKDIESVVTGRPTGHPVRVLRNKLTRQFEELERTAAPLEKYEELGAGALRKAVKDGDTEYGSVMAGQIAGLIKKEQTAKEIIEEIFAQAEERLGAVSFSSVVKMDA
- a CDS encoding zinc-ribbon domain containing protein, yielding MYNDKTLSCKDCGREFVFSASEQEFYAEKGFTNEPGRCPECRSARKAQNRNGGYSRPQREMFPAVCSSCGKETTVPFQPTGDKPVYCRDCYQPRSRNNW
- a CDS encoding DUF1294 domain-containing protein; protein product: MDAGNIIWIYFSVVNLIGFFMMAYDKLKAKQGGWRVPEVRIFLIGLIMGASGIYAAMHVLRHKTQHRKFVIGIPLIIVLNVLCLIYLLQTI
- a CDS encoding MarR family winged helix-turn-helix transcriptional regulator; the encoded protein is MEKSISDVLNELLLKTFKQILDVEQHEIKKGPFNNLSISEIHAIEAIGMYQQKTMSQVAADLGITMGALTLFIKNLVRKGYVTRQRDDRDRRIVNISLTRKGKLAYRIHEQFHLDMVKHTVTDLNDQNDVLIKSLQKLTDYFNTKYSYDH
- a CDS encoding DUF1540 domain-containing protein; this translates as MPTIKCTVTECQYNHDVMCDAPMIQINHNSGVKVSQGSEETQCDTFKP
- a CDS encoding HD domain-containing phosphohydrolase; its protein translation is MDSFISKSRILIVDDNSVNILLLEKLLKMSGYTQIISTTDSRTTLDLYLQYHPDLILLDLKMPYLDGFEVMEQLKNIKEEDIIPIIAMTAYDESEYRLRAFMAGARDFIGKPFDYAEVLIRIKNVLEIRIMHNDIRENNRRLLDKVEERTKELQGLQVELINRLARAAEFRDCQTGNHITRMSKYTYELGKAYGLPENDCELIYHASTLHDIGKIGIPDEILLTPSKLSPDEWEKMKTHTVKGAQILTGSTAEMLRLAEQISLYHHEKWDGSGYPFGLKGQEIPLVGRITAICDVFDALISERPYKKAWHKEDAVAEIERGRGTHFDPYLVDHFLRIVPVINEITDIYN
- a CDS encoding LysM peptidoglycan-binding domain-containing protein; the encoded protein is MTCPKGTIPYHIKQGDTFYTLARRFNTTVQAIASVNIGVDANNLIPGSTICIPIRRSVVPCPPENRYVIKAGDTFSKLAARYRISAASILSLNSGVDPTNLQVGQIICLPIRRRRKS
- the acpP gene encoding acyl carrier protein; translated protein: MIFDMIRGIIAAQTSREAHTITMDSKIKQDLGVDSLQIFEIVMELEDTFQLEIPTEDLDEITHVSDLVGYIESRRRNNE